A single window of Leptolyngbya ohadii IS1 DNA harbors:
- a CDS encoding methyl-accepting chemotaxis protein produces the protein MAVSTYSDEYRQAERAYMLGSYEEAASIIDRLAENYPSAPDVRLLRGHIYCYGLQQYEIAREQYESVLQLTSDEEYLNYAHNGLAYAEQFAGHSEPLENGADFSSSAIPSQFGEQDFNGQDFESNLAFDEDPGFTDIDHEFISTIDMSASPFETQEAADPAVRETASPSAWQSPDDVDLDEFDFADLNLDSTEGVEQLSGVEELHQNFSPSSPFSYSETSDPETSYLGTETPAASDNPFADDPNPFLAASESEDHFFADSDNPFGADSAASPFNATPAAESSDFYSSEDDEIPFDLSEFEDSASSTPFSAPSPLGQSFSDETLFMGDSDLPSHPQDAAIDNTPTYGVPGFPFVEEGLEEQTFVSSGTSSMADFGLDDDLSPPNSTHNSAAYTAASNGRSNIDFLDEFDEFDDLGSLPDFDLSDNSVDFTSPSISMTSGNAVPPTSSVGFEFADSADQSVIRDDEMFPLSGTAEAMPAFMPGDSRTAEPEVTVEQGMMAPLENVSLDKKKWIVAGATGVVSMLAVAAVNFVTASTVPESNRPAVLPYLATAGLAMSATAGIAGFGVAAGLSGVLTRQVKRSVKDLQYQFDAVTEGDLSAKATVYSEDEFGQLATSFNQMARVILTTTSEAQRKAEEQEQAKEDLQRQVIRLLDDVEGAARGDLTVQAEVTADVLGAVADSFNLTIQNLREIVQQVKTAARQVTKSSTENEIFARSLSSDALRQAEELAVTLNSVQVMTDSIQRVAESAREAEEVARSASSTALKGGEAVERTVSGILEIRETVAETTRKVKRLAESSQEISKIVALISQIASRTNLLALNASIEAARAGEAGRGFAIVADEVRQLADRAAKASKEIEQIVLQIQSETSSVMTAMEEGTQQVIEGTRLAEQAKRSLEDIIQVSNRIDVLVRSITADTVEQTETSRAVAQVMQSVELTAQETSQEAQRVSGSLQNLVGVARDLLASVERFRVEKV, from the coding sequence ATGGCAGTAAGCACGTACTCTGACGAATATAGACAGGCTGAACGCGCCTATATGCTCGGTAGCTACGAGGAAGCTGCATCGATCATTGACCGACTTGCAGAGAACTACCCCAGTGCGCCGGATGTGCGTTTGCTGCGAGGGCATATCTACTGTTATGGCTTACAGCAGTACGAAATCGCCAGGGAGCAGTACGAGTCTGTTTTGCAGCTGACCAGCGATGAGGAATACCTGAACTACGCCCATAATGGCTTAGCCTATGCCGAGCAGTTCGCCGGACATTCCGAGCCGCTCGAAAATGGCGCGGATTTTTCAAGTTCGGCAATACCGTCCCAATTTGGCGAACAGGACTTTAACGGTCAGGACTTTGAGAGTAATCTCGCTTTTGATGAAGATCCGGGCTTTACCGATATCGATCACGAGTTCATTAGCACGATTGATATGTCCGCATCGCCGTTTGAGACACAGGAAGCTGCCGATCCTGCCGTTCGAGAAACCGCTTCACCTTCTGCCTGGCAGAGTCCAGACGATGTTGACCTCGATGAATTCGATTTTGCCGACCTCAATCTCGACAGCACCGAAGGGGTTGAGCAACTGAGTGGCGTAGAAGAACTGCATCAAAACTTTTCTCCCAGTTCGCCCTTTAGCTATTCCGAGACAAGCGATCCGGAGACGAGCTACCTGGGAACCGAAACGCCTGCTGCCTCTGATAACCCCTTTGCGGATGATCCTAACCCCTTTTTGGCAGCTTCCGAAAGCGAAGACCATTTCTTTGCGGACTCCGATAATCCGTTTGGGGCAGATTCTGCGGCAAGCCCCTTTAATGCCACTCCTGCGGCTGAGTCTTCTGACTTCTACAGCAGTGAGGATGATGAGATCCCGTTTGACCTGAGCGAATTCGAGGACAGCGCTTCCAGTACGCCCTTCTCCGCACCTTCACCCCTGGGGCAATCATTTAGCGACGAAACGCTGTTTATGGGCGATAGCGACCTACCCTCCCACCCCCAGGATGCAGCGATAGACAACACGCCAACCTACGGTGTACCCGGCTTTCCCTTTGTGGAAGAAGGCTTAGAAGAGCAAACGTTTGTTTCCAGCGGCACCTCTTCGATGGCGGACTTTGGATTAGACGATGATTTAAGTCCCCCCAACTCTACCCATAACAGTGCTGCCTATACCGCTGCTTCTAATGGGAGAAGCAATATCGACTTCCTGGATGAGTTCGATGAGTTTGATGACCTGGGCAGTTTGCCAGATTTCGACCTGTCAGATAACTCGGTCGATTTTACCAGTCCGTCCATCAGCATGACCTCCGGCAATGCCGTGCCGCCAACCAGCAGTGTTGGGTTTGAGTTTGCCGATAGCGCTGACCAGTCTGTCATTCGCGACGATGAAATGTTCCCTTTATCGGGGACTGCCGAAGCTATGCCTGCCTTTATGCCAGGGGATAGTCGCACCGCAGAACCGGAAGTCACGGTAGAACAGGGTATGATGGCTCCCCTGGAGAATGTCTCCCTGGACAAGAAAAAATGGATTGTGGCAGGGGCAACGGGCGTAGTGTCCATGCTGGCGGTGGCGGCGGTGAATTTTGTGACGGCTTCCACGGTGCCAGAATCGAACCGTCCGGCGGTACTTCCCTACCTGGCGACCGCAGGGTTGGCAATGAGTGCAACGGCAGGGATTGCGGGGTTTGGTGTGGCTGCGGGGTTAAGCGGCGTGCTAACTCGTCAGGTCAAGCGCAGCGTCAAGGATCTGCAATACCAGTTTGATGCGGTGACGGAAGGCGATCTGAGCGCAAAGGCAACCGTTTACTCCGAGGATGAGTTTGGTCAGCTTGCCACCAGCTTTAACCAGATGGCGCGGGTGATTTTAACCACGACCAGCGAGGCTCAGCGTAAAGCCGAAGAACAGGAGCAGGCAAAGGAAGACTTGCAGCGCCAGGTGATTCGTTTGCTGGACGACGTGGAAGGCGCAGCGAGGGGGGATTTGACCGTCCAGGCAGAGGTGACAGCAGACGTACTGGGTGCGGTTGCGGATTCGTTTAACCTGACCATTCAAAACCTGCGCGAAATCGTTCAACAGGTGAAGACTGCTGCCCGTCAAGTCACCAAGAGTTCGACAGAGAACGAAATTTTCGCCCGATCGCTTTCCTCCGACGCATTGAGACAGGCAGAGGAATTGGCAGTCACGCTCAACTCCGTGCAGGTGATGACCGACTCGATTCAGCGGGTGGCGGAAAGTGCGCGGGAGGCGGAAGAGGTGGCGCGATCGGCTTCTTCGACTGCTTTGAAGGGCGGTGAGGCAGTCGAAAGAACGGTATCCGGGATTCTAGAAATCCGCGAAACGGTGGCAGAAACCACCCGCAAGGTGAAGCGACTGGCGGAATCCTCCCAGGAAATTTCCAAGATCGTCGCCCTGATTTCCCAGATTGCCTCCCGAACCAACCTGCTGGCACTCAATGCCAGTATTGAAGCGGCAAGAGCCGGAGAAGCGGGACGGGGCTTTGCGATCGTGGCAGATGAGGTGCGTCAGCTCGCAGACCGGGCAGCGAAGGCATCTAAGGAAATCGAACAGATCGTACTGCAAATCCAGAGTGAAACCAGTTCGGTAATGACCGCAATGGAAGAAGGCACCCAGCAGGTGATCGAGGGTACCCGACTGGCGGAGCAAGCAAAACGATCGCTCGAAGATATTATTCAGGTGTCGAACCGGATTGACGTACTGGTGCGATCGATTACGGCAGACACGGTAGAGCAGACGGAAACCTCCCGTGCGGTGGCACAGGTAATGCAGTCCGTGGAACTGACGGCGCAGGAAACCTCCCAGGAAGCACAGCGGGTATCGGGTTCGCTGCAAAACCTGGTGGGTGTCGCGCGCGATCTGCTGGCATCGGTAGAACGATTCCGCGTTGAGAAGGTTTGA
- a CDS encoding chemotaxis protein CheW, with translation MIGNPDFLTGRGQDQAPELQELESPEGELHLRFLISSGAEFALPATGIREVIEAPPDRITPIPNVSPLLLGTLNIRGRVIWVADLGQFLGDSTSLNTDRTEISVIAVEDQDAMLGLAVDRIIGMDWLDIDEIHMPSNLPDGMAPFLRGEWAIDGADHSLKLLDQVAILRSARWAA, from the coding sequence ATGATCGGAAATCCGGATTTCTTGACAGGTAGAGGGCAGGATCAGGCTCCCGAACTTCAGGAGTTAGAAAGCCCTGAAGGTGAGCTACATCTACGTTTCCTGATCAGCTCAGGGGCAGAATTTGCCTTGCCTGCAACGGGAATTCGAGAAGTAATTGAGGCTCCTCCCGATCGAATTACACCCATTCCCAATGTTTCTCCTTTACTATTAGGAACACTCAATATCCGGGGTCGCGTCATTTGGGTGGCGGATTTGGGGCAATTTCTGGGTGATTCCACCTCACTCAATACCGATCGCACCGAGATTTCCGTCATTGCCGTGGAGGATCAAGATGCCATGTTGGGGTTGGCAGTCGATCGCATTATTGGAATGGACTGGCTGGACATCGACGAGATTCACATGCCCAGCAACCTGCCCGACGGTATGGCTCCCTTTCTACGGGGCGAGTGGGCGATCGATGGGGCAGACCACAGCCTCAAGCTTTTAGATCAGGTCGCAATTTTACGATCGGCGAGATGGGCGGCATAA